The following proteins are co-located in the Candidatus Methanogranum gryphiswaldense genome:
- a CDS encoding pyridoxamine kinase — protein MQQKRVLAIHDISCFGRCSLTVALPIISATGLECTVMPTAVLSTHTGGFTGFTYRDLTEDMRPIVDHWKTLNLKFDSIYTGFLGSFEQIEIVSGIFDDLKDKDTLIIVDPVMADNGELYKIFPKNFPQGMKKLCKKADVILPNITEACLMVGEKYITGPYTKEWIENLLRKLSGLGSKKVVLTGVFFNNEDLGAAAYDVEADTIEYAFHKLIPGYYHGTGDVFGSVIVSSMVNGLSLKRANELAVDFTAESIVRTRNAGTDIRFGVNFEMGIPKLLKDMGL, from the coding sequence ATGCAACAGAAACGCGTCCTCGCCATACATGATATCTCATGCTTCGGAAGATGCTCATTAACAGTCGCACTCCCAATAATATCCGCAACAGGTCTGGAATGCACGGTCATGCCAACAGCCGTACTGTCCACGCACACAGGCGGGTTCACGGGATTCACATATAGGGACCTCACTGAGGATATGAGACCCATAGTCGATCATTGGAAAACACTTAACCTTAAATTTGACTCCATATATACAGGATTTTTAGGTTCTTTCGAACAGATCGAGATAGTATCTGGCATATTCGATGATCTTAAAGACAAAGATACTTTGATCATCGTAGACCCCGTGATGGCCGACAACGGAGAACTCTACAAGATATTCCCAAAGAATTTCCCTCAAGGTATGAAAAAACTATGTAAAAAAGCAGACGTCATCCTTCCTAACATAACGGAAGCATGTCTCATGGTCGGGGAAAAATACATAACTGGCCCATACACAAAGGAATGGATCGAGAATCTTCTGAGAAAACTTAGTGGACTGGGCTCAAAAAAAGTGGTCCTTACTGGGGTTTTCTTCAACAATGAGGACCTCGGAGCCGCCGCTTACGATGTGGAAGCCGATACCATCGAATACGCATTCCACAAGCTCATACCTGGTTATTATCACGGTACCGGTGATGTATTCGGTTCTGTCATTGTATCCTCCATGGTTAACGGCCTCAGTCTGAAAAGAGCCAATGAACTTGCCGTAGATTTCACTGCTGAGAGCATTGTCAGAACAAGAAATGCAGGCACGGACATAAGATTCGGTGTCAACTTTGAGATGGGCATACCCAAACTACTGAAGGATATGGGTCTTTGA
- a CDS encoding YgiQ family radical SAM protein: MFIPTTTEEVKKRGWKSLDIIIVSGDTYIDSSYNGASIIGHYLIDHGFKVGIICQPDMSSEIDISRLGQPDLFWSVTAGCVDSMVANYTPTNKFRKDDDFTPGGENNRRPDRACIAYTNLIKKYCKGKPIVLGGIEASLRRIAHYDVWSDSVRRSILLDAKADVITYGMAELSNLELACAIRDNKEWKEIKGICYMSSEKPKDFIELPSYEEASVKKDKNHDFVTMFRIFYENCDPVTAKGLVQPHANRFLVQNPPQRSLKPVELDAIYSSDYENVVHPYYAKQGHVKAVETIKNSITTHRGCYGECSFCAIAVHQGRTVVSRTEGSIISEARTIASSPNFNGIIYDVGGPTANMYGIECEKKATHGACKDKRCLYPKPCQNLPLNHKRQIDLLEKLSSIPNVKKVFVTSGVRYDMIVYDGISGGKYLDCIVKDHISGQMKIAPEHTSKKILDLMGKPDSNVLLDFKDMFDDSNERSGKQQFLTYYLMAAHPGCHMGDMEELNRFIHSELKTNPEQVQIFTPTPSTLATMMYHTHRNINDTEDIRVEHSMQMKQRQKDIILDPPGRKDAFKKR; encoded by the coding sequence ATGTTCATACCTACAACAACAGAGGAAGTAAAGAAAAGAGGGTGGAAATCACTCGACATCATCATAGTATCCGGCGACACATACATTGATTCGTCTTACAATGGCGCCTCGATAATAGGACATTATCTGATCGACCATGGTTTCAAGGTCGGGATCATATGTCAACCAGACATGTCCTCGGAGATCGACATAAGCCGTCTAGGTCAACCAGATCTTTTTTGGTCTGTGACCGCCGGTTGTGTCGATTCCATGGTCGCTAATTACACACCGACGAACAAATTCAGAAAAGATGATGATTTCACTCCTGGCGGAGAGAACAACAGACGTCCAGACAGGGCCTGCATTGCATACACGAATCTCATCAAAAAATACTGCAAGGGAAAACCGATAGTCCTCGGCGGTATAGAAGCGAGCCTCAGACGCATAGCACATTATGATGTGTGGTCCGATTCAGTGAGAAGGTCGATACTTTTAGACGCGAAGGCGGACGTCATAACATACGGGATGGCGGAACTTTCCAATCTGGAACTTGCCTGCGCGATACGCGACAATAAGGAATGGAAGGAGATCAAAGGAATATGTTACATGTCCTCTGAAAAACCTAAGGATTTCATAGAACTCCCGTCATACGAAGAGGCAAGTGTAAAAAAAGATAAGAATCATGATTTTGTGACAATGTTCAGAATCTTCTATGAGAATTGTGATCCTGTAACAGCAAAAGGACTCGTCCAACCACACGCCAATAGGTTCCTTGTACAAAATCCACCGCAGAGGAGTCTGAAACCTGTGGAATTGGACGCGATTTATTCTTCTGATTACGAAAATGTTGTCCACCCATATTACGCAAAACAAGGACACGTCAAGGCTGTCGAAACCATCAAGAACTCAATAACCACGCACAGAGGATGCTATGGAGAATGCTCATTCTGCGCTATCGCCGTACATCAGGGAAGGACAGTCGTTTCAAGGACCGAGGGTTCGATCATCTCTGAAGCAAGAACAATAGCCAGTTCACCTAATTTTAACGGCATTATCTACGATGTAGGTGGTCCGACAGCTAACATGTATGGCATCGAATGTGAGAAAAAAGCAACACATGGAGCATGCAAAGATAAAAGATGCCTATACCCCAAACCTTGTCAGAACCTTCCTCTAAATCATAAGAGACAGATAGACCTTCTGGAAAAACTATCATCTATACCCAATGTCAAGAAGGTGTTCGTTACATCCGGCGTCAGATACGATATGATCGTATACGATGGGATATCCGGTGGAAAATATCTTGACTGCATAGTAAAGGACCATATATCTGGCCAGATGAAAATAGCACCTGAACACACTTCGAAAAAGATATTGGACCTTATGGGGAAACCAGACTCTAACGTTCTGCTCGATTTCAAGGACATGTTCGATGATTCCAACGAAAGATCTGGAAAACAACAATTCCTGACATATTATCTGATGGCTGCCCATCCTGGATGCCATATGGGTGACATGGAGGAACTGAACAGATTCATTCATAGTGAACTGAAAACCAACCCTGAACAGGTCCAGATCTTCACACCAACGCCTTCGACCTTAGCGACCATGATGTACCACACCCACAGGAACATCAATGACACTGAAGACATCAGAGTAGAACATTCAATGCAAATGAAACAGAGGCAAAAGGACATCATACTCGATCCGCCCGGGAGGAAGGATGCGTTCAAGAAGCGATGA
- a CDS encoding glycosyltransferase 87 family protein, with translation MFIPIIVYFAKWADVDHYFTYASYVVEGLVPYRDFDFEYPPVSLLFMVIPRLFTSDHDTYCIIQTFQAFIFFAIGVYYVSKIAEMNKTHNGRLLFLLLITLLMANIFVIARNDIYPTVFCIMSFYYFFQKKYTASWILISLGVMTKIFPLFIAPVLFIPLLLKKDYVAVVKGIIICVSVCLLISLPFIILDPSTAFSYLFYHLDRGLQIESVASSFIMFFNIFDPGTISVGFSYGSHNLVGELPDAVSHILGYVLPIALLVFFIWALMRIYRMRSDWDSMHVHRVAAIVGLEMIIIFILFNKVFSAQYIIWVLMLLTITQFYCFNTKIRNELLILAFFYGVFSMINGDFTYDYLVELNNGAVLVVFIRNILHIALMIEVIRLIIIETRPGTRSTACDTDCTV, from the coding sequence ATGTTCATACCCATAATAGTGTATTTTGCAAAATGGGCAGACGTGGACCATTATTTCACATATGCAAGTTATGTGGTCGAGGGCTTGGTTCCATACCGTGATTTTGATTTCGAATATCCCCCGGTATCATTGCTATTCATGGTGATACCAAGGCTATTTACTTCGGACCATGACACATATTGCATTATCCAAACATTTCAGGCATTCATATTCTTTGCAATCGGAGTATATTATGTATCAAAGATCGCTGAGATGAACAAGACGCACAACGGAAGACTGCTTTTTCTTCTGCTGATAACCCTACTGATGGCCAATATATTTGTCATCGCAAGGAATGACATATACCCCACTGTATTCTGCATAATGTCCTTCTATTATTTCTTTCAGAAAAAATACACAGCCTCGTGGATACTCATATCTCTCGGGGTCATGACCAAGATATTCCCGTTGTTCATAGCACCGGTTCTTTTCATTCCTCTGCTGTTGAAGAAGGATTATGTTGCAGTAGTGAAAGGCATCATTATCTGCGTGTCGGTATGTCTGCTTATATCGTTGCCGTTCATAATATTAGATCCGTCCACTGCATTCAGTTACCTGTTCTATCATTTGGATCGCGGATTGCAGATAGAATCGGTTGCCAGTTCTTTCATAATGTTCTTCAACATATTCGACCCAGGTACGATCTCTGTAGGTTTCAGTTATGGGTCCCATAATCTAGTAGGTGAATTGCCAGATGCGGTAAGCCATATCTTGGGATATGTTCTCCCTATCGCTCTGTTGGTCTTCTTCATATGGGCCTTGATGAGAATATACAGAATGAGGTCCGACTGGGATTCGATGCATGTTCACAGGGTGGCAGCCATAGTGGGTCTGGAGATGATCATCATATTCATATTGTTCAATAAGGTCTTCTCCGCGCAATACATAATTTGGGTCCTTATGCTTTTAACGATAACACAATTCTATTGTTTCAATACAAAGATAAGAAATGAACTCCTCATATTGGCATTCTTCTATGGTGTATTTTCAATGATCAATGGGGATTTCACGTATGATTATCTTGTAGAGTTGAATAATGGGGCTGTGCTTGTGGTCTTCATTAGAAATATCCTTCACATTGCATTGATGATCGAAGTAATACGTTTGATCATAATAGAGACCCGTCCTGGAACAAGAAGTACTGCATGTGATACGGATTGCACCGTATGA
- a CDS encoding SEL1-like repeat protein, giving the protein MPEKKFVLETDNGDVEADIDEIMALAAEGNLDGQYTLGLSYLYGWEIGQDIDKGYEYLEIAAEAGHVDAMTVLVKMLFTEDYKGMNEEKALEYSKKAAKAGVAEAQFYLGVMYLDGIAIEQDYEQAAKWFRNSSNKGFPEARNSLAYLYQEGLGVEKDESKAFKLYRQAAEKESVNAMYQVACCYEVGLGTETNRSKAAEYYKKAADHGDVYAMDRLGILYYNESDDLPQDPKESFDWFMKAALAGYSESMYCIGCYYMDGFGVTLDKEEGLKWLNLAKDNGCYSAETLLDKLKENPDDMEDEEE; this is encoded by the coding sequence ATGCCTGAAAAAAAATTCGTACTCGAGACCGACAATGGCGACGTTGAGGCGGACATAGACGAGATCATGGCCCTTGCAGCAGAAGGCAACTTGGACGGACAGTACACATTGGGGCTATCCTACCTGTATGGTTGGGAGATCGGACAGGACATCGATAAAGGCTACGAATATCTTGAGATAGCCGCCGAAGCCGGGCATGTTGATGCGATGACCGTTTTGGTAAAAATGCTCTTTACAGAAGATTACAAGGGCATGAATGAGGAAAAGGCCCTTGAATATTCTAAGAAAGCAGCCAAAGCAGGTGTTGCAGAGGCCCAGTTCTATCTCGGCGTGATGTATCTTGACGGAATAGCCATCGAACAAGATTACGAACAGGCCGCCAAATGGTTCAGGAACTCCTCCAACAAAGGATTCCCCGAGGCCAGGAACTCGCTCGCATACCTTTACCAAGAAGGACTCGGCGTCGAAAAGGATGAGAGCAAGGCCTTCAAATTATACAGGCAGGCCGCAGAGAAGGAAAGCGTCAACGCCATGTATCAGGTAGCTTGCTGCTATGAGGTAGGTCTAGGAACTGAGACCAACAGATCGAAGGCAGCAGAGTACTACAAGAAGGCCGCGGACCATGGTGACGTCTACGCCATGGACAGATTGGGAATATTGTACTACAACGAATCGGATGACCTTCCACAGGACCCCAAGGAATCCTTCGATTGGTTCATGAAGGCCGCACTCGCCGGATATTCTGAATCGATGTACTGCATCGGATGCTATTACATGGATGGTTTCGGTGTCACATTGGACAAGGAAGAAGGTCTCAAATGGCTCAATCTGGCCAAAGACAACGGTTGCTATTCTGCCGAGACGCTCCTTGACAAACTTAAAGAGAACCCTGACGATATGGAAGACGAAGAGGAATGA
- a CDS encoding trypsin-like peptidase domain-containing protein: MFADACEKAALFTRPVIVSTRTIDGTVNASCGSFIVLNDQGWILTAGHMFDSFVKFQADQNKIKEIEALNNNRQRSPGSPENSIKTDPTWLTNHSFWWAWDGVRLVDAYVNRQIDLAVGRLEPFNPLWIKNYPKFRDPATMRPGTSLCRLGFPFAHVESEFVENQNAFRIKKGVLPLPLFPNDGIHTRNILNGTSKDGNYELLYVETSTPGLKGQSGGPIFDKDCNLYALQVQTAHFPLGFQPTVETNGQRVVENQFMNVGLGVHAKTIMAILRDRHIKFDVQGDESGFRIID, from the coding sequence ATGTTCGCAGATGCTTGTGAGAAGGCAGCATTATTTACCCGCCCTGTTATCGTTTCGACAAGGACAATTGACGGTACGGTAAACGCAAGTTGCGGTTCATTCATCGTATTGAACGATCAGGGTTGGATCCTTACCGCAGGACATATGTTCGACTCGTTTGTCAAATTCCAAGCCGATCAGAATAAGATCAAGGAGATAGAGGCTCTAAACAACAATCGCCAAAGATCTCCAGGGTCTCCCGAGAATTCTATAAAGACAGATCCCACTTGGCTCACAAATCATTCTTTTTGGTGGGCATGGGACGGAGTGAGATTGGTAGATGCATACGTGAACAGGCAGATCGATCTCGCCGTCGGAAGGTTGGAACCATTCAACCCCCTGTGGATCAAAAATTACCCCAAATTCAGAGACCCTGCCACAATGCGCCCAGGAACCAGCCTTTGCCGCTTGGGTTTCCCCTTTGCACATGTGGAATCTGAATTCGTTGAGAATCAGAATGCGTTCCGCATCAAGAAAGGAGTCCTCCCGCTTCCATTGTTCCCCAATGACGGGATACACACTAGGAACATCCTGAATGGTACAAGCAAGGATGGCAATTACGAATTGTTATACGTGGAAACATCGACCCCTGGTCTGAAAGGACAATCGGGTGGACCCATATTCGATAAGGATTGCAATCTGTACGCATTACAGGTCCAGACTGCACATTTCCCACTTGGATTCCAACCTACGGTCGAGACCAACGGACAAAGGGTAGTGGAGAACCAATTCATGAATGTCGGACTCGGAGTACATGCGAAGACCATCATGGCGATCCTGAGGGACAGACACATAAAATTCGATGTTCAGGGCGATGAATCAGGATTCCGCATCATTGATTGA
- a CDS encoding sel1 repeat family protein produces the protein MRSGPLLKNAQEGDAESQYKIGIAYCLGQDGYAIDYNIAAKWFEKAADQDFLPAKRELGIMYLTGDGVKTDAKKAYSLLSEASHALDPNAMYHLALMYEKGIGTEKDLYEAVKLLAYAASTEYPGADLDAERINDMITEQRIKDLKSRPLLNLEISDVDVMAACCKPMFDAMVNETIVVMDTYQGPQLIGEDENGNDLPINKCPFCGKVVKRVPRNKKY, from the coding sequence ATGCGCTCAGGACCATTGTTGAAAAATGCTCAGGAAGGAGATGCCGAATCACAATACAAAATTGGTATCGCATACTGTCTTGGTCAGGACGGATATGCGATCGATTACAATATCGCTGCCAAATGGTTCGAGAAAGCGGCAGATCAGGATTTTCTCCCAGCAAAACGTGAACTTGGCATCATGTATCTTACTGGAGACGGCGTAAAGACCGATGCAAAAAAGGCATATTCATTGCTTTCTGAAGCATCCCATGCACTAGATCCCAATGCAATGTACCATCTCGCGCTGATGTATGAAAAAGGAATTGGGACTGAAAAGGACCTCTATGAAGCGGTCAAATTACTCGCTTATGCCGCAAGCACAGAATATCCTGGCGCAGATCTGGATGCAGAAAGGATCAATGATATGATCACAGAACAAAGGATCAAGGACCTGAAAAGCAGACCGCTGCTCAACTTGGAAATATCCGATGTCGACGTCATGGCAGCATGTTGTAAACCCATGTTCGATGCGATGGTCAACGAAACGATCGTTGTGATGGACACATACCAAGGACCTCAGCTCATCGGAGAAGATGAGAATGGCAATGACCTCCCCATCAACAAATGCCCGTTCTGCGGAAAGGTCGTGAAAAGAGTTCCTAGGAACAAAAAATATTAA
- a CDS encoding DUF45 domain-containing protein, producing MRSRSDEELTELLTPLAKKHRYTEFDACFKSTRDLSVSWKIRLNSLELSISDYLIDAPDEALIEFTESIINMANGKKAPSMPAYMEWITSDTFRKNKRKLFIQRSKNLARTHVGKQYDLMDSVQRLLDTGLIIPSDIDNSYYTWTDRPNYRKVGYCSPLVRIVAISSALDDPKVPENVLDYVVFHETLHLRQGYRPFQRSHDSDFKHMEKNYPDRKECDKFLMCLKKNL from the coding sequence ATGCGTTCAAGAAGCGATGAGGAATTAACAGAACTTCTCACTCCTTTAGCAAAAAAGCACAGATACACTGAATTCGATGCTTGTTTCAAGAGCACGAGGGACCTTTCTGTATCGTGGAAGATCCGTCTGAACTCTTTAGAACTGTCGATTTCCGATTATCTCATCGATGCACCCGACGAAGCCCTCATTGAATTCACTGAATCGATCATAAATATGGCCAATGGAAAAAAGGCCCCTTCTATGCCCGCGTACATGGAATGGATAACCAGCGATACATTCAGAAAGAATAAACGCAAACTTTTCATCCAAAGAAGCAAGAATCTTGCAAGAACACATGTTGGAAAACAATATGACCTCATGGACTCGGTCCAAAGACTTCTCGATACGGGTCTGATAATACCTTCCGACATAGACAATTCCTACTATACCTGGACGGACAGACCCAACTACAGAAAGGTCGGATACTGTTCACCGCTTGTCCGCATAGTGGCAATATCCAGCGCACTCGACGATCCGAAAGTACCTGAAAATGTCCTGGACTATGTGGTCTTTCATGAGACCCTGCATCTGAGACAGGGATATCGCCCATTCCAGCGGTCGCATGATTCCGATTTCAAACATATGGAGAAGAATTATCCGGACAGAAAAGAGTGCGACAAATTCCTCATGTGCCTCAAAAAGAATCTTTGA
- a CDS encoding ATP-dependent DNA helicase, with protein MQARFCRYCHSLMTPGSERCRQCGRELSDDSDSNQSSLMGYMSAKAAQKVVYQANKAAPYMPYAPREGQLDIICDIRSALDDHRHIVVESGTGTGKTIVSLAAGLEHAKRTSKKVVYLTRTISQSDQVMKELRAISSIQDISGITLTGRNKACPLFRGEEYDNLLPNVLSLMCEDKKSKSNRGSAGGCRYYDRTKQMLSDIENYCRTNFPTSDELDKYCIQQGVCPYETRKALMKEFDVIVAPYIHILSEDIRVNFLTNLGGENVSVLLIVDEAHNLIDAARQQESYSISIHMIEAAIDECTAFKRPELYEGVVMDDLVNFIKVIVRQLGVRYITLGVTECKLPNNAVEEMIYKKFSLDQKTLDMAVNKMIELGEDRMDVLLDKGEQNMSPIYALGVALKNWTSSEGERYVKSIKTRDDGEYLSAACIDPSDIVRFMQGLDGAIHMSGTLQPLEQYYKVMGLPKNTLARTYPSPFPPENKSVIFVEDVTTKYDVMSKDPAMLTKIERKIASLCNAVDKNTLIFFPSYKMMNSMRPFLERDIDKSLYWEEPGHQNKTMRSLDVFRKGNDGIFCCVIGGSVAEGIDFPGDELCFAILVGIQFPPPSLELKAMSDMYDQRYGAGMGWKYLQETPAVRKMRQAIGRLIRTETDRGMAVILDSRASRYQRQLEAKPSDDPVRDVVQFFAKH; from the coding sequence ATGCAAGCAAGGTTCTGCAGATACTGCCACAGTCTCATGACTCCGGGCAGTGAACGCTGCAGGCAGTGTGGGAGAGAGCTCTCCGATGACTCCGACAGTAATCAGTCCAGCCTTATGGGATATATGAGCGCTAAGGCAGCTCAGAAGGTCGTCTATCAAGCAAATAAGGCTGCACCGTACATGCCATATGCACCAAGGGAGGGTCAGTTGGATATCATCTGCGATATTCGTTCAGCTCTTGACGACCATAGACATATCGTGGTCGAGTCAGGCACTGGAACAGGAAAGACCATAGTTTCTTTGGCAGCAGGTCTGGAGCATGCAAAAAGAACCAGTAAGAAGGTAGTGTATCTTACCAGGACGATATCCCAGAGTGACCAGGTCATGAAGGAACTCAGGGCAATATCCTCCATACAGGATATCTCTGGAATAACTTTGACCGGGAGGAACAAGGCCTGTCCGCTTTTCAGAGGCGAGGAGTACGACAATCTTCTTCCAAATGTATTGTCTCTGATGTGCGAGGACAAGAAATCAAAAAGCAACAGAGGTTCTGCGGGCGGTTGCAGATATTACGACAGAACAAAACAGATGCTTTCCGACATTGAGAACTATTGCAGGACCAATTTCCCGACATCAGACGAATTGGACAAATACTGTATTCAGCAGGGTGTCTGTCCTTATGAGACAAGGAAGGCCCTGATGAAGGAATTCGATGTCATAGTGGCACCTTATATCCATATTCTTTCTGAAGATATAAGGGTCAATTTCCTCACCAATTTGGGTGGTGAGAACGTATCTGTACTCCTCATTGTGGACGAGGCCCACAATCTGATAGATGCTGCAAGACAGCAGGAGAGTTATTCGATATCCATCCATATGATCGAGGCCGCGATCGACGAGTGTACAGCATTCAAGAGACCAGAATTGTATGAAGGGGTGGTGATGGACGATCTGGTCAATTTTATCAAGGTCATTGTCAGGCAACTCGGAGTAAGATACATAACGTTAGGAGTCACAGAATGCAAACTTCCTAACAATGCTGTCGAGGAAATGATATACAAAAAATTCAGTCTGGATCAAAAAACGCTTGATATGGCCGTGAATAAGATGATAGAGTTGGGAGAGGACAGAATGGACGTTCTTCTGGACAAAGGAGAACAGAACATGTCCCCCATCTATGCTCTTGGGGTTGCATTGAAGAATTGGACATCTTCAGAAGGTGAAAGGTATGTCAAATCGATAAAGACACGTGATGATGGGGAATATCTTTCAGCCGCGTGCATAGACCCATCAGACATAGTAAGGTTCATGCAAGGCTTGGATGGGGCTATTCATATGTCTGGTACCCTTCAGCCTTTGGAACAGTACTACAAGGTGATGGGACTTCCAAAGAATACTTTGGCAAGAACATATCCTTCTCCGTTTCCTCCAGAGAACAAATCTGTGATATTTGTCGAAGACGTAACGACAAAATATGACGTTATGAGTAAAGACCCAGCAATGTTAACTAAGATAGAGAGGAAGATAGCATCACTTTGTAATGCGGTCGATAAGAACACGTTGATATTCTTCCCTTCATACAAGATGATGAACAGTATGCGCCCCTTCCTTGAGAGAGATATAGACAAGAGTCTGTATTGGGAAGAGCCAGGTCATCAAAATAAGACCATGCGGTCGCTTGATGTATTCAGGAAAGGTAATGATGGTATTTTCTGCTGTGTGATCGGTGGTTCAGTTGCTGAAGGTATAGATTTTCCAGGTGATGAACTTTGTTTTGCAATTTTGGTAGGTATACAGTTCCCTCCGCCGTCCTTGGAATTGAAGGCGATGAGCGATATGTACGACCAACGTTACGGTGCGGGCATGGGATGGAAGTATCTTCAGGAGACACCTGCAGTGCGTAAAATGAGGCAGGCGATAGGTCGTTTGATAAGGACGGAGACGGACAGAGGGATGGCCGTAATACTTGATTCACGCGCTTCAAGATACCAGAGGCAACTCGAGGCAAAACCCTCTGACGATCCAGTAAGAGATGTTGTGCAGTTCTTTGCCAAACATTAA
- a CDS encoding DUF3784 domain-containing protein, with amino-acid sequence MDKEKRLFVLLLIVSTISPLVLMLTRMGSLTSGYSIWIGFLMIAIFVPIIALGVYMAFTGKGQSLISGYNMMSKENRACFDGRALAKATGWVLLIICIPVLIGMVAIFFFDDLLTLLFSTALAIILAVVLLIYMNTGGRYLKDPTVRPKSSLSKRGKIVICVVVAAIAVVSIVGIYALTQSGSVDAELGDDELHVSAPMLDENISYYEIGYVELKQNLDLGYRASGFAGAHVLSGLFHNDLYGDYHLGVYKSVDLYIVVHYNNEVLVFNQDSVADTTSFYEDLLIKLAV; translated from the coding sequence ATGGATAAAGAGAAGAGATTGTTCGTACTTTTGTTGATAGTATCGACAATATCTCCACTTGTTTTGATGCTTACAAGAATGGGATCGCTAACATCTGGATATTCCATCTGGATCGGATTTTTGATGATAGCGATTTTTGTCCCAATCATTGCGTTGGGCGTATATATGGCATTTACAGGAAAAGGGCAATCTCTCATATCTGGATACAATATGATGTCTAAAGAGAACAGGGCTTGTTTTGATGGTCGTGCATTGGCAAAGGCAACGGGATGGGTGTTATTGATAATATGTATTCCTGTGCTGATCGGGATGGTAGCCATATTCTTCTTTGACGATCTATTGACGCTGTTATTCTCTACCGCATTGGCCATAATTCTGGCGGTCGTTCTTTTGATATATATGAACACGGGGGGCCGTTATCTTAAAGATCCCACTGTTAGGCCGAAGTCATCATTATCGAAGAGAGGAAAGATCGTAATATGTGTTGTAGTGGCAGCAATAGCAGTTGTCTCAATAGTTGGGATATATGCATTGACGCAGTCAGGTTCCGTCGATGCTGAATTGGGAGATGACGAGTTGCATGTCAGTGCTCCCATGCTCGATGAGAACATATCGTATTATGAGATCGGTTATGTTGAATTGAAGCAGAACCTGGATTTGGGATACCGTGCATCTGGATTTGCTGGAGCTCATGTTCTTTCCGGTCTTTTCCATAATGATCTCTATGGCGATTATCATCTTGGGGTGTACAAGTCAGTGGATCTATACATCGTGGTACATTACAACAATGAGGTCCTTGTGTTCAATCAAGATTCTGTGGCAGATACCACGAGTTTCTATGAGGATCTTCTCATAAAATTGGCCGTTTGA
- a CDS encoding GNAT family N-acetyltransferase, with product MSITFANTSEAREISKMANEIWHEYFPDIIGIKQTDYMIMKFQTEKKILEQMNAGYQYGFIFEKHEKIGYFAVNPEKDSLFISKIYIYKQFRGKGLGSRSIQEILDIGKTLNLRRAYLTVNVDNSTACRTYEKNGFTIEKDVKTDIGDGFYMNDHVYEYIY from the coding sequence ATGTCAATAACATTTGCCAACACGTCAGAAGCAAGAGAAATATCAAAAATGGCCAACGAGATCTGGCATGAATATTTCCCTGACATAATAGGCATCAAACAAACAGATTACATGATAATGAAGTTCCAAACCGAGAAGAAGATATTGGAACAGATGAACGCTGGATATCAATACGGTTTCATCTTTGAAAAGCATGAGAAAATTGGATATTTTGCTGTCAATCCAGAAAAAGATTCACTTTTTATTAGTAAGATCTATATTTACAAACAATTCAGAGGAAAAGGCCTAGGTTCAAGATCCATCCAAGAGATACTCGATATCGGAAAAACGCTCAACCTAAGAAGAGCCTACCTTACTGTGAATGTTGACAATTCTACAGCATGCAGAACATACGAGAAGAACGGTTTCACTATAGAGAAAGATGTGAAAACTGATATCGGAGATGGATTCTACATGAACGACCACGTCTACGAGTACATTTATTGA